A stretch of the Haloarcula ordinaria genome encodes the following:
- a CDS encoding tubulin/FtsZ family protein, producing MKLAMIGFGQAGGKIVDKFLEYDEKTDSGIVRSAVAVNTAKADLLGLSQVPEENRVLIGQARVKGHGVGADNELGAEIAEEDIDEVQGAIDNIPVHEVDAFLIVAGLGGGTGSGGSPVVAKHLKRIYTEPVYGLGVLPGSDEGGIYTLNAARSFQTFVREVDNLMVFDNDAWRQTGESVEGGYDHINEEIVRRFGVLFGAGEVSAGDNVAESVVDSSEIINTLDGGGVSTVGYASEDVELSSNGGGLLSRFKGGDDSTDDGMDTANTTNRITSLVRKAALGRLTLPCEIEGAERALLVMAGPPEHLNRKGIERGRKWLEEQTGSMEVRGGDYPTNSPKVAASILLAGVHNVPRIKELQQVAIEAQDNIDDIRRQSEDNLEELVEDDEDELDPLF from the coding sequence ATGAAACTCGCGATGATCGGCTTCGGGCAGGCCGGTGGTAAAATTGTGGACAAGTTCCTCGAGTACGACGAGAAGACGGACTCGGGGATCGTCCGCTCCGCCGTGGCGGTCAACACGGCGAAGGCCGACCTGCTCGGTCTGAGTCAAGTACCGGAGGAGAATCGAGTGCTCATCGGCCAGGCCCGCGTGAAGGGCCACGGGGTGGGCGCTGACAACGAACTCGGCGCGGAGATCGCCGAAGAGGACATCGACGAAGTCCAGGGGGCCATCGACAACATCCCGGTCCACGAGGTCGACGCGTTCCTCATCGTCGCCGGGCTGGGCGGCGGAACCGGGTCCGGTGGGTCGCCGGTCGTCGCGAAGCACCTCAAGCGCATCTACACCGAGCCCGTCTACGGGCTGGGCGTCCTGCCGGGCAGCGACGAGGGTGGCATCTACACCCTGAACGCCGCCCGCTCGTTCCAGACGTTCGTCCGCGAGGTGGACAACCTGATGGTGTTCGACAACGACGCCTGGCGACAGACCGGTGAGTCCGTCGAGGGCGGCTACGACCACATCAACGAGGAGATCGTCCGGCGCTTCGGCGTCCTCTTCGGCGCCGGCGAGGTCTCGGCGGGCGACAACGTCGCCGAGAGCGTCGTCGACTCCTCGGAGATCATCAACACGCTCGACGGCGGTGGCGTCTCCACGGTCGGCTACGCCTCCGAGGACGTCGAGCTCTCCTCGAATGGCGGGGGCCTCCTCTCGCGGTTCAAGGGCGGCGACGACAGCACCGACGACGGCATGGACACGGCCAACACCACGAACCGCATCACGTCGCTGGTTCGAAAGGCCGCACTCGGCCGCCTCACGCTGCCGTGTGAGATAGAGGGCGCCGAGCGCGCGCTACTCGTGATGGCCGGGCCGCCGGAGCACCTGAATCGTAAGGGTATCGAGCGCGGGCGCAAGTGGCTCGAGGAGCAGACCGGTTCGATGGAGGTCCGCGGTGGGGACTACCCGACCAACTCCCCGAAAGTCGCGGCCTCGATACTGCTGGCCGGCGTCCACAACGTGCCGCGGATCAAGGAACTCCAGCAGGTCGCCATCGAGGCGCAGGACAACATCGACGACATCAGGCGCCAAAGCGAAGATAACTTAGAGGAGTTAGTCGAAGACGACGAAGATGAACTTGATCCGCTGTTCTAA
- the cofC gene encoding 2-phospho-L-lactate guanylyltransferase, with product MRTVVPVSGADPKTRLAPVLDADERLALTEAMLADVLEVLDGAGHDPTVVTTAPIDCPAPTTVDERGLDALINDYLTAGDLAVVMADLPLVTPETMDRLFAPDADVVLAPGLGGGTNALVSRHPDFRVDYHGASIRDHRRIAREVGASLAEVDSRRLATDVDEPGDLAEVLLHGDGAAADWLRDAGFELDVADGRVGVVRE from the coding sequence ATGCGGACCGTCGTCCCCGTCTCGGGGGCCGACCCCAAGACGCGCCTCGCGCCCGTGCTCGACGCCGACGAGCGACTGGCGTTGACCGAAGCGATGCTCGCCGACGTGCTCGAAGTGCTCGACGGGGCGGGCCACGACCCCACTGTGGTGACGACCGCACCGATAGACTGCCCCGCACCGACGACTGTCGACGAGCGCGGCCTCGACGCGCTGATCAACGACTACCTGACGGCGGGTGACCTCGCGGTCGTGATGGCCGACCTGCCGCTCGTGACACCCGAAACGATGGACCGCCTCTTCGCGCCCGACGCCGACGTGGTGCTGGCGCCGGGTCTGGGCGGCGGGACCAACGCTCTCGTCAGTCGCCACCCCGACTTCCGCGTGGACTACCACGGGGCATCCATCCGGGACCACCGTCGCATCGCCCGCGAGGTCGGGGCGAGTCTCGCCGAGGTCGACTCCCGCCGACTGGCGACGGACGTCGACGAACCAGGTGACCTCGCAGAGGTGCTGCTCCACGGCGACGGCGCGGCGGCCGACTGGCTCCGTGACGCTGGCTTCGAACTCGACGTGGCGGACGGCCGTGTCGGCGTCGTCCGGGAGTGA
- the cofG gene encoding 7,8-didemethyl-8-hydroxy-5-deazariboflavin synthase subunit CofG, with the protein MIPGAADYDIDLTVSDAAIDRLLSVTPADVEPATELSYCRNVFVPLTTACRYTCTYCTYYDPPGQADLLTPDEIREICQRGADAGCTEALFTFGDDPDDRYTAIYDQLSDLGHESIHEYLREACEIALEEGLLPHANPGDQTREQMATVADLNASMGVMLETTAEVQAHGGPRGKSPGQRLATLRTAGELGVPFTTGILVGVGEDWRDRAESILAIAELYERYGHIQEVIVQPVVENERWQGGSPDLATMRRVTAMARDGLPDEIAVQVPPNLAPARELTDCGVDDLGGVSPVTVDHINPEYEWPALRELEAVAEAAEVPLTERLPVYERFVESGWLPPAIAAAIDADTAAGERFRAVLDCASPVDP; encoded by the coding sequence GTGATTCCCGGTGCTGCCGACTACGACATCGACCTGACCGTGAGCGACGCGGCCATCGATAGGTTGCTGTCGGTCACGCCGGCCGACGTCGAGCCGGCTACGGAGCTGAGTTACTGCCGAAACGTGTTCGTCCCGCTGACGACCGCGTGTCGCTACACCTGCACCTACTGCACGTACTACGACCCGCCGGGCCAGGCCGACCTGCTGACGCCCGACGAGATCCGGGAGATCTGCCAGCGCGGGGCCGATGCCGGCTGCACGGAGGCGCTCTTCACCTTCGGCGACGACCCGGACGACCGCTACACCGCTATCTACGACCAGCTGTCGGACCTGGGCCACGAGAGCATCCACGAGTACCTGCGCGAGGCCTGTGAGATTGCCTTAGAAGAGGGACTGTTACCCCACGCCAACCCCGGCGACCAGACCCGCGAGCAGATGGCGACCGTCGCCGACCTGAACGCCTCGATGGGCGTGATGCTGGAGACGACAGCCGAGGTGCAGGCCCACGGCGGCCCCCGCGGGAAGTCACCGGGCCAGCGACTCGCCACGCTCCGCACGGCGGGCGAACTGGGCGTCCCGTTCACGACCGGCATCCTCGTCGGTGTCGGCGAGGACTGGCGCGACCGCGCCGAGAGCATCCTCGCCATCGCCGAGCTCTACGAGCGGTACGGGCACATCCAGGAGGTCATCGTCCAGCCGGTCGTCGAGAACGAACGCTGGCAGGGGGGCTCGCCGGACCTGGCGACGATGCGTCGCGTGACCGCGATGGCCCGGGACGGCCTCCCCGACGAGATCGCCGTCCAGGTCCCGCCGAACCTGGCACCGGCCCGCGAGCTGACCGACTGCGGCGTCGACGATCTCGGCGGCGTCTCGCCGGTGACCGTCGACCATATCAACCCCGAGTACGAGTGGCCGGCGCTCCGCGAGCTGGAGGCCGTCGCCGAGGCGGCCGAGGTCCCGCTCACCGAGCGGTTGCCCGTCTACGAGCGGTTCGTCGAGTCGGGGTGGCTCCCGCCGGCGATCGCGGCGGCCATCGACGCCGACACCGCGGCCGGCGAGCGGTTCCGCGCGGTCCTCGACTGCGCGTCCCCTGTCGACCCATAG
- the cofH gene encoding 7,8-didemethyl-8-hydroxy-5-deazariboflavin synthase subunit CofH, whose amino-acid sequence MSDASEPTAPPVDSIEFRHRPVTDQSFESALAKARDGVRLSVADGVELLTTGTDSEGIDVRRKERVLEAADRRRAEVVGEEVTFVANLNNNVTTACNTGCLFCNFKDRSEQFRTEYQESHGGFTKTPAESRDIVADAVERGIYEVCSVSGLHPALALDAEHREILEASERGDLNYRSPSEYDVDPGTYCEQIRAMDVGGVHVHSMTPEEAYHARRGTDWAYEEVFRRLKAAGLDSVPGTAAEILVDEVREVICPGKIGTDEWLEAMEAAASVGLGLTATIMYGHVENEMHRAMHLERVRELQDRTGAITEFVPLSFVHEATPLYERGMVEGGASTAEDELLIAVSRLFLDNIEHIQSSWVKYGDSQGLKMLTCGADDFMGTILSEEITKRAGGDYGEFRSVREYADMIRAIGRTPVERSTDYEHRRIVDPDTDVVGPQLGPRADGTPLLE is encoded by the coding sequence ATGTCCGACGCCTCCGAGCCCACGGCCCCGCCGGTCGACTCGATAGAGTTCCGTCACCGACCGGTGACCGACCAGTCCTTCGAGAGCGCGCTCGCGAAGGCTCGCGACGGGGTCCGCCTCTCGGTGGCCGATGGCGTGGAACTGCTCACGACGGGGACCGACAGCGAGGGAATCGACGTACGGCGGAAGGAACGTGTCCTGGAGGCGGCCGACCGCCGTCGCGCCGAGGTGGTCGGTGAGGAGGTCACCTTCGTCGCGAATCTCAACAACAATGTGACGACGGCCTGCAACACGGGCTGTCTGTTCTGTAACTTCAAGGACCGCTCCGAGCAGTTCCGGACCGAGTACCAGGAGTCCCACGGCGGCTTCACGAAGACGCCCGCCGAGTCGCGCGACATCGTCGCCGACGCCGTCGAGCGCGGTATCTACGAGGTCTGCTCGGTGTCGGGCCTGCATCCGGCGCTGGCGCTCGATGCCGAGCACCGCGAGATTCTGGAAGCCAGCGAGCGGGGCGACCTGAACTACCGCTCGCCGAGCGAGTACGACGTCGACCCGGGCACGTACTGCGAGCAGATTCGGGCGATGGACGTCGGCGGGGTCCACGTTCACTCGATGACGCCCGAAGAAGCGTACCACGCCCGGCGCGGCACCGACTGGGCCTACGAGGAGGTGTTCCGGCGTCTCAAGGCCGCAGGACTCGACAGCGTGCCGGGGACGGCCGCCGAGATTCTCGTCGACGAGGTGCGGGAGGTCATCTGCCCGGGGAAAATCGGGACCGACGAGTGGCTCGAAGCGATGGAGGCCGCCGCGAGCGTCGGGTTGGGTCTGACGGCCACGATAATGTACGGCCACGTCGAGAACGAGATGCATCGAGCCATGCACTTAGAGCGCGTCCGCGAGTTACAGGACCGAACGGGTGCCATCACTGAATTCGTCCCGCTATCGTTCGTGCACGAGGCGACGCCGCTGTACGAGCGGGGGATGGTCGAGGGCGGGGCCAGCACCGCCGAGGACGAGTTGCTGATCGCCGTCTCGCGGCTCTTCCTGGACAATATTGAGCACATCCAGTCGTCGTGGGTGAAATACGGGGACAGCCAGGGGCTGAAGATGCTGACCTGCGGGGCCGACGACTTCATGGGGACCATCCTCTCGGAGGAGATAACGAAGCGGGCGGGCGGCGACTACGGCGAGTTCCGGTCAGTCCGCGAGTACGCGGACATGATACGGGCCATCGGCCGGACGCCGGTCGAGCGCTCGACGGACTACGAACACCGGCGGATCGTCGATCCCGACACCGACGTGGTCGGGCCCCAGCTCGGGCCCAGGGCGGACGGGACGCCGCTGCTTGAGTGA
- a CDS encoding phosphoribosylaminoimidazolesuccinocarboxamide synthase, with protein sequence MTSVKDFRVDEPATAEELGRGSFVFTDDYSVFDWGKMPDQIPDKGASLCTMGAFNFQLLEANEVPTHYEGVRIDGRDEVLDLDEALSMDHTPREMVISLTQVPDLPFVDGAYDYDAYHDAAGENFLVPLEIVFRNRVPVGSSLRTRTDPENHGLDLETWPDEPVDLETPVVEFSTKYEEQDRYLDREAADRIAGTASVDRLEAVALAVNDILNGQARQADLVHEDGKIECLYHDGEIHVADVVGTFDENRFSYDGQQVSKEVIRQYHKRTQPEWVDAVGAAKAAATEDGIADWKSLCDAAPEPLDEHVIQVARDLYCAGTNAYVGDDVFDAPSLPAAVDAAADL encoded by the coding sequence ATGACGAGCGTCAAGGACTTCCGCGTCGACGAGCCCGCGACGGCCGAGGAGCTGGGCCGGGGCTCGTTCGTGTTCACGGACGACTACTCGGTGTTCGACTGGGGGAAGATGCCCGACCAGATCCCCGACAAGGGCGCCTCGCTGTGTACCATGGGCGCGTTCAACTTCCAGCTGCTGGAGGCGAACGAGGTTCCGACGCACTACGAGGGCGTCCGCATCGACGGCCGGGACGAGGTGCTGGACCTCGACGAGGCGCTCTCGATGGACCACACGCCCCGGGAGATGGTCATCTCGCTCACGCAGGTCCCCGACCTCCCCTTCGTCGACGGCGCGTACGACTACGACGCGTACCACGACGCCGCGGGCGAGAACTTCCTCGTCCCCCTGGAGATCGTCTTCCGGAACCGCGTCCCGGTCGGGTCCTCGCTGCGCACGCGGACCGACCCAGAGAACCACGGCCTCGACCTCGAGACGTGGCCCGACGAACCGGTCGACCTCGAGACGCCGGTCGTCGAGTTCTCCACGAAGTACGAGGAACAGGACCGCTACCTCGACCGCGAGGCGGCCGACCGTATCGCCGGTACGGCCAGCGTCGACCGCCTCGAAGCAGTCGCGCTCGCGGTGAACGACATCCTCAACGGACAGGCCCGGCAGGCCGACCTGGTCCACGAGGACGGGAAGATAGAGTGCCTGTATCACGATGGGGAGATTCACGTCGCCGACGTGGTCGGCACCTTCGACGAGAACCGCTTCTCGTACGACGGCCAGCAGGTCTCGAAGGAGGTCATCCGGCAGTACCACAAGCGCACGCAGCCGGAGTGGGTCGACGCCGTCGGCGCGGCCAAGGCGGCGGCGACCGAGGACGGTATCGCTGACTGGAAGTCGCTCTGTGACGCGGCCCCGGAGCCGCTCGACGAACACGTTATCCAGGTCGCCCGCGATCTGTACTGCGCCGGGACGAACGCCTACGTCGGTGACGACGTGTTCGACGCCCCGTCGCTGCCGGCGGCGGTCGACGCTGCGGCGGACCTCTGA
- a CDS encoding helix-turn-helix transcriptional regulator codes for MSPRVSAALLAFLLLVPVAMPGVGATAVVGDGPVAQTTPSDPVTENTTFYIQLRANGDAKWTITDTYALEDENDTRAFEDLATKYVDGETDPGWLASFRQASAAASEATGREMNVTDVRRDYVVSGDTGTLVLEFTWTNFATVGGDRLVVGDAFNTTDGTWLGSLTAEQRLVISPPAGYGVRSVPTAVEGGELRFDGPRTFEPGYLRIVYAGEAPTTTTTDTPGDDDLFGGGSSLWLGGAAVLILGLVVAVGYMARHGATGLPAEASDDDDDGDATGGDGAVVGAATVDDDGDDVDVELLSDEERVERLLEQNGGRMKQARIVKETGWSNAKVSQLLSSMDEADRINKLRIGRENLISFPDEEIGDFEE; via the coding sequence ATGTCCCCGCGGGTATCCGCTGCCCTCCTCGCCTTCCTCCTCCTCGTTCCGGTCGCGATGCCGGGCGTCGGTGCGACTGCGGTGGTCGGAGACGGCCCCGTCGCACAGACGACGCCCAGCGACCCGGTCACAGAGAACACTACGTTCTACATCCAGCTGCGCGCGAACGGGGACGCCAAGTGGACGATAACTGACACCTACGCCCTCGAAGACGAGAACGACACTCGGGCGTTCGAGGACCTCGCCACCAAGTACGTCGACGGCGAGACGGACCCCGGGTGGTTGGCATCGTTCCGGCAGGCCAGCGCCGCGGCGAGCGAGGCGACCGGTCGGGAGATGAACGTCACCGACGTCCGCCGGGACTACGTCGTCAGTGGTGATACCGGGACGCTCGTCCTCGAGTTCACCTGGACGAACTTCGCGACGGTCGGCGGCGATCGGCTCGTCGTCGGCGACGCGTTCAACACCACCGACGGCACCTGGTTGGGGAGTCTGACGGCCGAACAGCGACTCGTCATCTCCCCGCCCGCCGGCTACGGCGTCCGGAGCGTCCCGACGGCCGTCGAGGGCGGAGAGCTCCGGTTCGACGGACCGCGGACGTTCGAACCGGGCTACCTCCGAATCGTGTACGCGGGCGAGGCGCCGACGACCACCACGACCGACACCCCCGGCGACGACGACCTGTTCGGCGGCGGGTCGTCGCTCTGGCTCGGCGGCGCCGCGGTACTCATCCTCGGCCTCGTCGTGGCCGTGGGCTACATGGCCCGACACGGCGCGACCGGACTGCCTGCGGAGGCCAGCGATGACGACGACGACGGGGACGCGACGGGCGGTGACGGCGCAGTGGTCGGCGCCGCGACGGTAGACGACGACGGCGACGACGTCGACGTCGAGCTGCTGAGCGACGAGGAACGCGTCGAACGCCTGCTCGAGCAGAACGGCGGTCGCATGAAGCAGGCCCGCATCGTCAAGGAGACCGGCTGGTCGAACGCGAAGGTCTCCCAGCTGCTCTCGTCGATGGACGAGGCCGACCGCATCAACAAGCTCCGCATCGGCCGGGAGAACCTCATCTCGTTCCCCGACGAAGAGATCGGCGACTTCGAGGAGTGA
- a CDS encoding DUF7094 domain-containing protein yields the protein MRPSPALLVAIFVVVAALPVATTAVAAQDGGPYQITSINGTTNQLSVPESELQTAAYESPGVDVGTAVAAGSRRLHQEHETGAFEERFIRANSAEARTELVRDRLAVIEDRRVELETQQGQALSAYATGASSVTGFVEMRALADAEARALADGLRRIERVERNNPDFAMERGLRTDLENTKGNLRMLTGPIAAQLRQSLAGQRDVGVVYLETATDGYMLATIDGGEYVRETHLDDERAPGAEDQFAASEGDRLRNAADRAESLYPWLYDRQLPSVQSFGTTNIYQLTADHSNGRLTAYLDGGTTRVFHEVQSRQLSTVEPTATVTTVDDSTRLTVSRAYETGPLRVAVSNNETGVPLSGTVSISGQPVGATGADGTLWTVEPRGAYNVTVATSDGTELEADVAGR from the coding sequence ATGCGCCCATCCCCCGCCCTCCTTGTCGCCATCTTCGTGGTGGTGGCGGCCCTCCCCGTCGCGACGACAGCCGTCGCTGCACAGGACGGTGGTCCGTACCAGATAACGTCCATCAACGGGACGACCAATCAGCTGTCGGTCCCCGAGAGCGAACTCCAGACGGCCGCGTACGAGTCGCCCGGCGTCGACGTCGGGACGGCCGTCGCCGCGGGGTCCCGTCGGCTCCACCAGGAGCACGAGACCGGCGCCTTCGAGGAGCGGTTCATCAGAGCGAACTCGGCAGAGGCCCGGACTGAGCTCGTCCGCGACAGGCTCGCCGTCATCGAGGACCGCCGCGTCGAACTCGAGACACAGCAGGGCCAGGCCCTCTCGGCCTACGCGACCGGGGCCAGTTCGGTCACCGGGTTCGTCGAGATGCGCGCGCTCGCCGACGCCGAGGCCCGGGCACTCGCCGACGGGCTGCGACGGATCGAGCGCGTCGAGCGGAACAACCCCGACTTCGCGATGGAACGGGGCCTCCGGACCGACCTGGAGAACACGAAAGGGAACCTCCGGATGCTGACCGGGCCCATCGCCGCTCAGCTGCGCCAGTCGCTGGCCGGTCAGCGCGACGTCGGCGTCGTCTACCTCGAGACGGCGACGGACGGGTACATGCTCGCAACCATCGACGGCGGGGAGTACGTCCGCGAGACGCACCTCGACGACGAGCGAGCGCCGGGCGCCGAAGACCAGTTCGCCGCGAGCGAGGGTGACCGGCTCCGGAACGCCGCCGACCGCGCCGAGTCGCTGTACCCCTGGCTGTACGACCGCCAGCTCCCCAGCGTCCAGAGCTTCGGGACCACGAACATCTACCAGCTCACCGCCGACCACTCGAACGGCCGGCTGACGGCGTACCTCGACGGCGGGACGACGAGAGTGTTCCACGAGGTGCAGTCCCGACAGCTCTCGACGGTCGAACCGACGGCGACGGTGACGACAGTCGACGACTCGACGCGGCTAACGGTAAGTCGAGCCTACGAGACCGGGCCGCTCCGGGTGGCCGTCTCGAACAACGAGACCGGAGTCCCGCTCTCCGGAACGGTGTCGATATCGGGCCAGCCCGTCGGCGCGACCGGGGCTGACGGCACCCTGTGGACAGTCGAACCCCGCGGCGCCTACAACGTCACCGTGGCGACTTCTGACGGGACGGAACTCGAAGCCGACGTCGCCGGCCGGTAA
- a CDS encoding methyltransferase domain-containing protein — MGVLENKSRARLFYKYLSKVYDQVNPFIWDERMRDEALDMLGLEPDDSVLDVGCGTGFATEGLLQHVDVVYGLDQSPHQLSKAYGKFGKHGDVRFHMGDAERLPFQDDAFDVVWSSGSIEYWPNPVDALEECRRVTKPGGKVLIVGPDYPKSTVFQKVADAIMLFYDEDEADRMFREAGFDSFEHHIQQSRPGSPRAITTIADVPE, encoded by the coding sequence ATGGGAGTCCTCGAGAACAAATCTCGCGCGCGGCTGTTCTACAAGTACCTCTCGAAGGTGTACGACCAGGTCAACCCCTTCATCTGGGACGAGCGGATGCGCGACGAGGCGCTCGACATGCTCGGGCTCGAACCCGACGACAGCGTCCTCGACGTGGGCTGTGGCACCGGCTTCGCGACGGAGGGGCTGCTCCAGCACGTCGACGTCGTCTACGGGCTCGACCAGAGCCCCCACCAGCTCTCGAAGGCCTACGGGAAGTTCGGGAAGCACGGCGACGTCCGGTTCCACATGGGCGACGCCGAGCGGCTCCCGTTCCAGGACGACGCGTTCGACGTGGTGTGGTCCTCGGGCTCCATCGAGTACTGGCCCAACCCCGTCGACGCCCTCGAGGAGTGTCGCCGCGTCACGAAACCCGGCGGCAAGGTCCTCATTGTCGGTCCCGACTACCCGAAATCGACCGTCTTCCAGAAGGTCGCCGACGCCATCATGCTCTTTTACGACGAGGACGAGGCCGACCGGATGTTCCGGGAAGCCGGCTTCGACTCCTTCGAACACCACATCCAGCAGTCACGCCCGGGGAGTCCACGCGCGATAACGACCATCGCCGACGTGCCGGAGTGA
- the ahaH gene encoding ATP synthase archaeal subunit H, producing the protein MPRPEVLDKIKEAEQEADEIVAEAEEDREQRIQEARDEAEEIRQTAHEEADAAAEERLADARSEIESEREEILADGEAARDELEEQAADRVDEVVDYVTDLFEEAVHAQT; encoded by the coding sequence ATGCCACGGCCAGAAGTTCTCGACAAGATAAAGGAGGCCGAGCAGGAGGCCGACGAGATCGTCGCCGAAGCCGAGGAAGACCGCGAGCAGCGGATTCAGGAGGCTCGCGATGAGGCCGAGGAAATCCGCCAGACGGCCCACGAAGAGGCCGACGCGGCGGCCGAAGAGCGTCTCGCCGACGCACGCTCGGAGATCGAGTCCGAGCGCGAGGAGATTCTCGCCGACGGCGAGGCGGCCCGCGACGAGCTCGAGGAACAGGCCGCAGACCGTGTCGACGAGGTGGTCGACTACGTAACAGACCTCTTCGAGGAGGCGGTACATGCTCAGACCTGA